In Spirosoma aureum, a single genomic region encodes these proteins:
- the gldD gene encoding gliding motility lipoprotein GldD codes for MTKTVVKYVLILLTGLFTAACGSNSSDNYTPKPKGYPRFDLPEPSYQLLEPTHPYQFEYNKIARILPDTFARSEPHWIFINYPAYHASVQLTYKPVRNDINRLRAMLEDAYKLAARHNIKAYAIEEKKIRMKSGLEASIIDLSGEVPSQVQFVTTDSTTNFLRGALYFNTATENDSLQPVIQYIRKDIVHLLNTLKWRK; via the coding sequence ATGACAAAAACTGTGGTAAAATACGTTCTTATTCTGCTCACGGGTTTGTTTACTGCTGCCTGCGGTAGTAATTCATCCGATAATTACACGCCTAAGCCCAAGGGCTATCCGCGTTTCGATCTGCCCGAACCGAGTTATCAACTCCTTGAGCCAACGCATCCCTATCAGTTCGAGTACAATAAAATTGCCCGAATTCTGCCCGACACGTTTGCCCGTTCGGAGCCTCACTGGATTTTTATTAATTATCCGGCTTATCATGCCAGCGTTCAACTGACCTATAAGCCCGTTCGAAACGACATCAATCGGTTGCGTGCCATGCTGGAAGATGCGTATAAACTGGCAGCCCGGCATAACATTAAGGCATACGCCATTGAAGAGAAGAAAATTCGGATGAAGTCGGGTTTAGAGGCCAGCATCATTGATCTGTCGGGGGAGGTGCCGAGCCAGGTTCAATTTGTGACAACCGACTCGACGACCAATTTTCTGCGGGGTGCGCTATACTTCAATACCGCCACCGAAAACGATTCACTACAACCCGTTATTCAGTACATTCGCAAGGACATCGTCCATTTGTTGAATACGCTGAAATGGCGGAAATAA
- a CDS encoding c-type cytochrome yields MKLLIFLVCLSTTIAVAQTKKPAAKASPKPAAAPAKLPGQLIYEQNCLTCHQANGSGVPNLNPPLRGTDWVNGDKTRLINVILKGLQGQEVEGDAYDNAMPAHDFLTDDQIADVLTYVRSNFGNKASAITAEEVKSARAAK; encoded by the coding sequence ATGAAACTACTAATTTTTCTTGTTTGTCTGTCGACCACTATTGCCGTTGCGCAAACTAAAAAGCCAGCGGCTAAGGCATCACCTAAACCTGCGGCTGCACCTGCCAAATTACCGGGACAACTTATTTACGAACAAAACTGTCTGACCTGCCATCAGGCCAATGGGTCGGGAGTTCCTAACCTGAATCCTCCGCTTCGTGGAACGGATTGGGTTAATGGCGATAAAACCCGGCTCATCAATGTGATACTGAAAGGTCTACAGGGGCAGGAAGTTGAAGGCGATGCCTACGATAATGCTATGCCTGCGCATGACTTTTTAACCGACGATCAGATTGCCGATGTGCTCACCTATGTTCGCAGTAATTTCGGCAATAAAGCCAGTGCGATAACCGCCGAAGAGGTGAAATCGGCCCG